The proteins below come from a single Caldisericota bacterium genomic window:
- a CDS encoding acetate--CoA ligase family protein produces the protein MHQIIEKAKKEKRSLLETEAKELLKEYGIPVPDFKLIKSEDEIVGLVKEMNFPIVM, from the coding sequence GTGCATCAGATTATTGAAAAAGCTAAAAAAGAAAAAAGGTCATTATTGGAGACAGAGGCAAAAGAATTGTTGAAGGAATATGGAATTCCTGTTCCTGATTTCAAATTAATAAAGAGTGAAGATGAAATTGTTGGTTTGGTCAAAGAAATGAATTTTCCTATAGTGATGA